Proteins encoded together in one Telopea speciosissima isolate NSW1024214 ecotype Mountain lineage chromosome 4, Tspe_v1, whole genome shotgun sequence window:
- the LOC122659543 gene encoding uncharacterized protein LOC122659543, protein MTSEVVAKVKDKIEGLLKAGFIRKTHYVQWLANVVPVLKKNGKLKVCIDFRDLNTATPKDEYPMPMADMLKNAGATYQRGMNLIFHDKIGQFLEVYIDDVVVKSMNQDEHLGHLRKYFERMRWHGLKMNPLMCSFGVSIGNFLGFLIHQKGIEVDRNKTKAIMQTLAPQNKELQKFLGQAFEELKRYLIEPPVLMSPQKGMPLKLEEIRAHRETLFGTILHLYQTQALLVTHDSVCSLPNRRYQKSVKGQALADFLTMHPPLELGEESTDVGVNTIERSPWKLFFDGSRTSASSGAGIVLVSLVGMETRLTFQLCFPCTNNQAEYDALLIGLKLSAIGVKNVEIIGNSQLVIKHLAKEYRCESQALLPYFSMTQQCLDNFDDTSDCIRYAKGCQACQRHTPMQGVPTTQLHPIAKPWPFRGWALDLIGKVTPPLAQGHTFVIVATDYFTTWVEAIPMKSINQADVIRFLKLEIIHRFGLLETLTNDNGSIFFGGEGNSQAEASNKVIKINLSKVFNDNPRSWAEVLLEVLWAFRTSKRTATGTTPYVLTFGQDTVLPMELTVKSLRVARQYKLTPLEYSDSMIAELENLDKERLLALDLIQAQKVKVAKAYNKRVKPKAFTESDLVLKAVMPIGRRDPKYRKWSPTWEGPFLVHQVLKGGAYHLRTLDGQVQLRLLNDKYLKQYHPTMWEAKVIDF, encoded by the exons ATGACGTCTGAGGTAGTGGCGAAAGTAAAGGACAAGATTGAGGGACTCCTTAAAGCAGGCTTCATTCGGAAAACCCATTATGTCCAGTGGCTAGCAAACGTTGTGCCCGTCCttaaaaagaatggaaaattaAAGGTCTGTATAGATTTTCGAGACCTGAATACAGCCACAcccaaggatgagtacccaaTGCCGATGGCTGATAT gttgaaaaatgctggggccacctaccaaaggGGCATGAACCTAATTTTCCATGACAAGATTGGGCAGTTCTTAGAGGTCTATATCGACGATGTAGTGGTCAAGTCTATGAACCAGGATGAGCACCTCGGTCATCTCCGTAAATATTTTGAGCGAATGAGATGGCACGGTCTGAAGATGAATCCCCTTATGTGCTCTTTCGGGGTATCAATAGGGaattttcttggttttctcATCCACCAGAAAGGGATTGAGGTAGATAGAAATAAAACCAAGGCAATCATGCAGACACTAGCTCCCCAAAACAAGGAGCTTCAGAAGTTTTTGGGACAG GCTTTTGAGGAGCTTAAACGGTACCTGATCGAGCCACCTGTGTTGATGTCACCACAGAAGGGCATGCCGCTCAAGCT AGAGGAAATACGTGCCCATCGAGAAACTCTGTTTGGCACTATACTTCACCTGTACCAAACTCAAGCATTACTTGTTACCCACGACAGTGTTTGTTCTTTGCCAAACAGACGTTATCAA AAATCAGTTAAAGGCCAGGCTTTGGCCGATTTCCTCACAATGCATCCCCCATTGGAATTGGGAGAGGAAAGTACGGACGTAGGTGTTAACACCATTGAACGATCACCCTGGAAGCTATTCTTTGATGGTTCCAGAACCAGTGCTTCATCAGGGGCAGGAATAGTTTTGGTGTCTCTTGTGGGCATGGAAACTCGCCTCACTTTCCAACTTTGCTTCCCGTGCACAAATAATCAGGCCGAGTATGACGCATTGTTGATCGGTCTTAAACTTAGTGCTATAGGCGTGAAAAACGTAGAAATCATTGGCAACTCTCAATTAGTCATCAAACATTTGGCCAAGGAATACCGTTGTGAAAGCCAGGCTTTGCTTCCATATTTTTCTATGACCCAGCAGTGTCTGGACAACTTTGACGACACTTCG GACTGCATCAGATATGCAAAAGGGTGTCAAGCCTGCCAAAGGCACACCCCTATGCAAGGAGTACCTACAACGCAGCTCCACCCTATAGCAAAGCCGTGGCCATTCAGAGGATGGGCTCTCGATTTGATTGGGAAAGTAACTCCTCCCTTAGCTCAAGGACACACGTTTGTCATTGTAGCCACTGACTACTTCACCACATGGGTGGAAGCTATACCAATGAAGTCGATCAATCAGGCTGATGTGATCAGGTTCTTGAAACTAGAGATAATACACCGTTTTGGTTTGCTTGAAACCCTTACTAATGATAATGGGTCAATCTTCTTTGGAGGAGAG GGTAACAGTCAGGCTGAGGCTAGTAATAAGGTGATCAAGATAAATTTGTCAAAGGTTTTCAATGATAACCCAAGGTCTTGGGCAGAAGTGCTGTTAGAAGTTCTTTGGGCCTTTAGGACTTCAAAGAGGACAGCAACAGGAACTACTCCTTATGTACTAACTTTTGGTCAGGACACTGTTTTACCAATGGAGTTGACCGTGAAGTCTTTGCGGGTGGCAAGGCAGTATAAGCTAACTCCCCTAGAGTATTCCGATTCCATGATAGCTGAACTTGAGAATTTGGATAAGGAGCGGTTATTAGCTCTCGACCTAATCCAGGCCCAAAAAGTCAAGGTGGCCAAGGCATATAATAAGAGAGTCAAGCCCAAGGCGTTCACTGAATCGGATCTGGTACTTAAGGCTGTAATGCCAATTGGTCGCAGGGATCCCAAGTATAGGAAATGGTCACCTACCTGGGAGGGGCCATTTCTAGTGCATCAGGTCTTGAAGGGTGGAGCCTACCATTTAAGAACGCTGGACGGTCAAGTGCAGTTAAGGCTGTTAAACGACAAGTACTTAAAGCAATATCACCCAACAATGTGGGAAGCAAAAGTGATAGATTTCTAG